From the Montipora capricornis isolate CH-2021 chromosome 2, ASM3666992v2, whole genome shotgun sequence genome, one window contains:
- the LOC138038519 gene encoding insulin gene enhancer protein ISL-1-like isoform X1: protein MKGLGTSMEGMASKEKRRISMCVGCGSQIQDQYILRVAPDLEWHAGCLKCADCHTYLDETCTCFVRDGKTYCKRDYVRLFGTKCAKCSRSVTKNDFVMRAKNQIYHIDCFRCIACSRQLVPGDEFALREDGLFCKEDNEIVEKATATAQAAHARGSQRSSSQSSTHSNVPAEGSPTRRGKSSEKTTRVRTVLNEKQLHTLRTCYAANPRPDAMMKEQLVEMTGLSPRVIRVWFQNKRCKDKKKSMMLNKTSSHHQHQGPGSDDGQSPTGSSPNALPSRSLPPSAISGVQVFASSLTPPALRPQSDVQMGDIPSYQPWKALNEFAMHSDMDQGPFQQLVQFSEQAPHMVSRSHEGIGAN, encoded by the exons ATGAAGGGTCTCGGGACAAGCATGGAGGGCATGGCATCCAAAG AAAAGCGTCGAATATCCATGTGTGTCGGTTGCGGCTCCCAGATTCAAGATCAGTACATCCTCCGAGTAGCGCCGGACCTTGAGTGGCACGCTGGTTGCCTCAAATGTGCCGATTGCCACACATATCTAGACGAGACTTGTACTTGTTTTGTGCGAGACGGAAAGACCTACTGCAAGCGTGATTACGTTAG GTTATTTGGAACAAAATGCGCCAAGTGTTCCAGGTCTGTGACCAAGAACGATTTCGTGATGAGGGCGAAAAATCAAATCTATCATATAGACTGTTTTCGCTGCATAGCTTGTAGCAGACAGCTGGTTCCAGGAGACGAGTTCGCACTTCGTGAAGACGGTTTATTTTGTAAAGAAGACAACGAGATCGTGGAGAAGGCCACGGCTACTGCCCAAGCAGCTCACGCTAGAGGAAGTCAACGATCTTCGTCTCAATCGTCAA CTCACTCCAACGTCCCCGCCGAAGGATCACCGACACGGCGCGGTAAATCTTCAGAGAAAACGACCAGGGTACGGACGGTCCTAAACGAGAAGCAACTACACACTCTTCGAACGTGTTACGCTGCGAATCCACGGCCTGACGCGATGATGAAAGAGCAGCTTGTCGAGATGACAGGGCTGAGTCCTCGAGTGATCCGCGTGTGGTTTCAAAATAAACGTtgcaaagacaaaaagaaatccATGATGTTGAACAAGACATCGTCCCATCATCAACACCAAGGTCCCGGGTCGGACGACGGGCAG AGTCCGACGGGGAGTTCACCAAACGCTCTACCTAGCCGCTCATTACCGCCGTCAGCTATTTCGGGTGTTCAGGTTTTCGCTTCGAGTCTAACGCCGCCTGCTCTCAGACCGCAGTCAGACGTACAGATGGGCGACATTCCTAGCTATCAACCGTGGAAAGCGCTGAACGAATTCGCAATGCATAGCGACATGGATCAAGGTCCCTTTCAACAACTG GTACAGTTCTCGGAACAAGCTCCACATATGGTATCGCGATCGCATGAAGGAATAGGAGCAAATTAA
- the LOC138038519 gene encoding insulin gene enhancer protein ISL-1-like isoform X4 has protein sequence MCVGCGSQIQDQYILRVAPDLEWHAGCLKCADCHTYLDETCTCFVRDGKTYCKRDYVRLFGTKCAKCSRSVTKNDFVMRAKNQIYHIDCFRCIACSRQLVPGDEFALREDGLFCKEDNEIVEKATATAQAAHARGSQRSSSQSSTHSNVPAEGSPTRRGKSSEKTTRVRTVLNEKQLHTLRTCYAANPRPDAMMKEQLVEMTGLSPRVIRVWFQNKRCKDKKKSMMLNKTSSHHQHQGPGSDDGQSPTGSSPNALPSRSLPPSAISGVQVFASSLTPPALRPQSDVQMGDIPSYQPWKALNEFAMHSDMDQGPFQQLVQFSEQAPHMVSRSHEGIGAN, from the exons ATGTGTGTCGGTTGCGGCTCCCAGATTCAAGATCAGTACATCCTCCGAGTAGCGCCGGACCTTGAGTGGCACGCTGGTTGCCTCAAATGTGCCGATTGCCACACATATCTAGACGAGACTTGTACTTGTTTTGTGCGAGACGGAAAGACCTACTGCAAGCGTGATTACGTTAG GTTATTTGGAACAAAATGCGCCAAGTGTTCCAGGTCTGTGACCAAGAACGATTTCGTGATGAGGGCGAAAAATCAAATCTATCATATAGACTGTTTTCGCTGCATAGCTTGTAGCAGACAGCTGGTTCCAGGAGACGAGTTCGCACTTCGTGAAGACGGTTTATTTTGTAAAGAAGACAACGAGATCGTGGAGAAGGCCACGGCTACTGCCCAAGCAGCTCACGCTAGAGGAAGTCAACGATCTTCGTCTCAATCGTCAA CTCACTCCAACGTCCCCGCCGAAGGATCACCGACACGGCGCGGTAAATCTTCAGAGAAAACGACCAGGGTACGGACGGTCCTAAACGAGAAGCAACTACACACTCTTCGAACGTGTTACGCTGCGAATCCACGGCCTGACGCGATGATGAAAGAGCAGCTTGTCGAGATGACAGGGCTGAGTCCTCGAGTGATCCGCGTGTGGTTTCAAAATAAACGTtgcaaagacaaaaagaaatccATGATGTTGAACAAGACATCGTCCCATCATCAACACCAAGGTCCCGGGTCGGACGACGGGCAG AGTCCGACGGGGAGTTCACCAAACGCTCTACCTAGCCGCTCATTACCGCCGTCAGCTATTTCGGGTGTTCAGGTTTTCGCTTCGAGTCTAACGCCGCCTGCTCTCAGACCGCAGTCAGACGTACAGATGGGCGACATTCCTAGCTATCAACCGTGGAAAGCGCTGAACGAATTCGCAATGCATAGCGACATGGATCAAGGTCCCTTTCAACAACTG GTACAGTTCTCGGAACAAGCTCCACATATGGTATCGCGATCGCATGAAGGAATAGGAGCAAATTAA
- the LOC138038519 gene encoding insulin gene enhancer protein ISL-1-like isoform X3: MSDQELQQKRRISMCVGCGSQIQDQYILRVAPDLEWHAGCLKCADCHTYLDETCTCFVRDGKTYCKRDYVRLFGTKCAKCSRSVTKNDFVMRAKNQIYHIDCFRCIACSRQLVPGDEFALREDGLFCKEDNEIVEKATATAQAAHARGSQRSSSQSSTHSNVPAEGSPTRRGKSSEKTTRVRTVLNEKQLHTLRTCYAANPRPDAMMKEQLVEMTGLSPRVIRVWFQNKRCKDKKKSMMLNKTSSHHQHQGPGSDDGQSPTGSSPNALPSRSLPPSAISGVQVFASSLTPPALRPQSDVQMGDIPSYQPWKALNEFAMHSDMDQGPFQQLVQFSEQAPHMVSRSHEGIGAN; this comes from the exons ATGAGCGATCAGGAGCTCCAGC AAAAGCGTCGAATATCCATGTGTGTCGGTTGCGGCTCCCAGATTCAAGATCAGTACATCCTCCGAGTAGCGCCGGACCTTGAGTGGCACGCTGGTTGCCTCAAATGTGCCGATTGCCACACATATCTAGACGAGACTTGTACTTGTTTTGTGCGAGACGGAAAGACCTACTGCAAGCGTGATTACGTTAG GTTATTTGGAACAAAATGCGCCAAGTGTTCCAGGTCTGTGACCAAGAACGATTTCGTGATGAGGGCGAAAAATCAAATCTATCATATAGACTGTTTTCGCTGCATAGCTTGTAGCAGACAGCTGGTTCCAGGAGACGAGTTCGCACTTCGTGAAGACGGTTTATTTTGTAAAGAAGACAACGAGATCGTGGAGAAGGCCACGGCTACTGCCCAAGCAGCTCACGCTAGAGGAAGTCAACGATCTTCGTCTCAATCGTCAA CTCACTCCAACGTCCCCGCCGAAGGATCACCGACACGGCGCGGTAAATCTTCAGAGAAAACGACCAGGGTACGGACGGTCCTAAACGAGAAGCAACTACACACTCTTCGAACGTGTTACGCTGCGAATCCACGGCCTGACGCGATGATGAAAGAGCAGCTTGTCGAGATGACAGGGCTGAGTCCTCGAGTGATCCGCGTGTGGTTTCAAAATAAACGTtgcaaagacaaaaagaaatccATGATGTTGAACAAGACATCGTCCCATCATCAACACCAAGGTCCCGGGTCGGACGACGGGCAG AGTCCGACGGGGAGTTCACCAAACGCTCTACCTAGCCGCTCATTACCGCCGTCAGCTATTTCGGGTGTTCAGGTTTTCGCTTCGAGTCTAACGCCGCCTGCTCTCAGACCGCAGTCAGACGTACAGATGGGCGACATTCCTAGCTATCAACCGTGGAAAGCGCTGAACGAATTCGCAATGCATAGCGACATGGATCAAGGTCCCTTTCAACAACTG GTACAGTTCTCGGAACAAGCTCCACATATGGTATCGCGATCGCATGAAGGAATAGGAGCAAATTAA
- the LOC138038519 gene encoding insulin gene enhancer protein ISL-1-like isoform X2: MMNAGWTDEFSPREEKRRISMCVGCGSQIQDQYILRVAPDLEWHAGCLKCADCHTYLDETCTCFVRDGKTYCKRDYVRLFGTKCAKCSRSVTKNDFVMRAKNQIYHIDCFRCIACSRQLVPGDEFALREDGLFCKEDNEIVEKATATAQAAHARGSQRSSSQSSTHSNVPAEGSPTRRGKSSEKTTRVRTVLNEKQLHTLRTCYAANPRPDAMMKEQLVEMTGLSPRVIRVWFQNKRCKDKKKSMMLNKTSSHHQHQGPGSDDGQSPTGSSPNALPSRSLPPSAISGVQVFASSLTPPALRPQSDVQMGDIPSYQPWKALNEFAMHSDMDQGPFQQLVQFSEQAPHMVSRSHEGIGAN, translated from the exons ATGATGAACGCTGGTTGGACCGACGAATTTTCTCCTCGAGAAG AAAAGCGTCGAATATCCATGTGTGTCGGTTGCGGCTCCCAGATTCAAGATCAGTACATCCTCCGAGTAGCGCCGGACCTTGAGTGGCACGCTGGTTGCCTCAAATGTGCCGATTGCCACACATATCTAGACGAGACTTGTACTTGTTTTGTGCGAGACGGAAAGACCTACTGCAAGCGTGATTACGTTAG GTTATTTGGAACAAAATGCGCCAAGTGTTCCAGGTCTGTGACCAAGAACGATTTCGTGATGAGGGCGAAAAATCAAATCTATCATATAGACTGTTTTCGCTGCATAGCTTGTAGCAGACAGCTGGTTCCAGGAGACGAGTTCGCACTTCGTGAAGACGGTTTATTTTGTAAAGAAGACAACGAGATCGTGGAGAAGGCCACGGCTACTGCCCAAGCAGCTCACGCTAGAGGAAGTCAACGATCTTCGTCTCAATCGTCAA CTCACTCCAACGTCCCCGCCGAAGGATCACCGACACGGCGCGGTAAATCTTCAGAGAAAACGACCAGGGTACGGACGGTCCTAAACGAGAAGCAACTACACACTCTTCGAACGTGTTACGCTGCGAATCCACGGCCTGACGCGATGATGAAAGAGCAGCTTGTCGAGATGACAGGGCTGAGTCCTCGAGTGATCCGCGTGTGGTTTCAAAATAAACGTtgcaaagacaaaaagaaatccATGATGTTGAACAAGACATCGTCCCATCATCAACACCAAGGTCCCGGGTCGGACGACGGGCAG AGTCCGACGGGGAGTTCACCAAACGCTCTACCTAGCCGCTCATTACCGCCGTCAGCTATTTCGGGTGTTCAGGTTTTCGCTTCGAGTCTAACGCCGCCTGCTCTCAGACCGCAGTCAGACGTACAGATGGGCGACATTCCTAGCTATCAACCGTGGAAAGCGCTGAACGAATTCGCAATGCATAGCGACATGGATCAAGGTCCCTTTCAACAACTG GTACAGTTCTCGGAACAAGCTCCACATATGGTATCGCGATCGCATGAAGGAATAGGAGCAAATTAA